The following coding sequences are from one Eucalyptus grandis isolate ANBG69807.140 chromosome 11, ASM1654582v1, whole genome shotgun sequence window:
- the LOC104416081 gene encoding serine/threonine-protein phosphatase 2A activator translates to MESHGDCHSPTSPQTSDAAGCTAAAAGSGHSSATCARCGGPTAYPTPPPSFSGVSPPPTYRPIRAPAVNVSSESLYSQQQAIILAPVPQSQKVPIVSPPHQFQVPVKRIHSPEDIRRFHDADVSKNFLGFVVALSESVRGRKISDSCHESSTVSAIVSILDTLARWIEEIPPVQQAARYGNVSYRSWHERLVETSESLMLTFLPDDLRSATVEIVPYFTDSFGNSSRIDYGTGHETNFAAWLYCLARMGVIKEEDYQAVVGRVFVKYLELMRKLQLVYSLEPAGSHGVWGLDDYHFLPFIFGSSQLIGHKYMKPKSIHNEDILENFSNEYMYFSCIAFIRKVKKGLFAEHSPLLDDISGVPNWNKVNSGLLKMYKAEVLEKVPIMQHFLFGWLIKWE, encoded by the exons ATGGAATCCCACGGCGACTGCCACTCCCCGACCTCCCCCCAGACGTCCGACGCCGCCGGCtgcaccgccgccgccgccggctccGGGCACTCCAGCGCCACCTGCGCTAGATGCGGCGGCCCCACCGCTTACCCTACCCCCCCGCCTTCCTTCTCCGGCGTCTCCCCGCCGCCTACCTACCGCCCCATCCGCGCCCCCGCCGTCAACGTGTCGTCGGAATCTCTGTACTCCCAGCAGCAAGCCATCATTCTCGCGCCGGTGCCTCAGTCGCAGAAGGTCCCGATCGTCTCCCCGCCTCATCAGTTCCAAGTCCCCGTCAAGAGAATCCATTCTCCGGAAGACATCCGCCGGTTCCACGACGCCGACGTCTCCAAGAACTTCCTTGGCTTCGTCGTCGCTCTCTCCGAGTCGGTTCGGGGCCGCAAGATTTCGGACTCGTGCCACGAGTCGTCCACCGTGTCCGCGATCGTGTCGATTCTCGACACTCTGGCCCGTTGGATCGAGGAGATTCCTCCGGTCCAGCAAGCCGCGCGTTACGGTAATGTCTCGTACAGGAGCTGGCACGAGCGTTTGGTAGAAACTAGCGAGTCCTTGATGCTCACATTTCTTCCTGACGATCTGCGATCTGCGACGGTTGAGATTGTACCTTATTTTACTGATAGTTTTGGTAATTCGAGCCGTATTGATTATGGCACCGGGCATGAGACCAATTTCGCTGCGTGGTTGTATTGCTTAGCTAGGATGGGAGTCATAAAGGAAGAAGATTACCAAGCTGTAGTGGGTAGGGTTTTTGTGAAGTATCTAGAGTTGATGAGAAAATTGCAGTTGGTGTACTCTTTGGAGCCTGCTGGTTCACATGGGGTTTGGGGTCTTGATGATTATCATTTCTTGCCTTTCATTTTTGGGTCATCACAGTTGATTGGCCACAAGTATATGAAGCCCAAGTCGATTCACAATGAAGACATATTGGAGAACTTCTCCAATGAGTATATGTATTTCTCTTGCATTGCTTTTATTAGGAAGGTGAAGAAGGGACTGTTTGCTGAGCATTCCCCGCTGCTGGATGATATCAGTGGAGTGCCTAATTGGAACAAGGTGAATAGTGGGTTGCTGAAGATGTACAAGGCGGAGGTCTTGGAAAAGGTCCCCATTATGCAGCATTTTCTGTTTGGCTGGCTCATTAAGTG GGAGTAG
- the LOC104416099 gene encoding F-box protein FBW2, whose translation MEEGSDYRRWDELIPDALGLIFKNLSLYEILTVIPRVCKSWGKAVGGPYCWQEIDIEDWSKERGCPDHIDRMLRMLITRSAGSLRKLSVSGTGQYDDGIFSFIADHAGSVHTLRLPRSEITDPIVESIAGRLSALSFLDLSYCDRIGAHALEAIGKNCKMLLGLCRNMHPVNTAGKSSLDDEAHAIALSMSRLRRLEMSYHIVSTQSVLEVIYSCPELEFLDLRGCHHVELDEKFLKERYPKLKVLGPDVVDEYERNEWEEYSDFSDFSEYLAWEFVAGEVGDYYDNESLDEMWDDEVRLEDLELRFYEGIEDAGLHGWAPSP comes from the exons ATGGAGGAGGGAAGTGATTATCGGCGATGGGACGAATTGATACCCGATGCTTTGGGATTAATCTTTAAGAATCTGTCTCTTTATGAGATACTGACCGTAATTCCTAGAGTGTGCAAGTCTTGGGGAAAGGCGGTGGGTGGACCTTATTGCTGGCAGGAGATAGACATTGAGGATTGGAGTAAGGAACGTGGCTGTCCCGACCACATCGATCGTATGCTCCGGATGCTGATCACAAGAAGTGCAGGATCGCTCCGAAAGCTCAGTGTGTCGGGCACTGGTCAATATGATgatggaattttctcttttatcgCCGATCA TGCTGGTTCAGTCCACACATTGCGATTGCCTCGTAGTGAAATAACAGATCCAATAGTAGAAAGCATAGCAGGAAGGCTTTCCGCTCTGAGTTTCTTGGACCTAAGCTACTGCGACAGGATTGGTGCTCATGCCCTCGAAGCCATTGGGAAGAACTGCAAAATGCTTCTTGGTTTGTGCCGGAACATGCATCCAGTAAATACTGCAGGGAAGTCTTCATTGGATGACGAGGCTCATGCCATTGCCTTGAGCATGTCCAGGCTCCGACGCCTCGAGATGTCTTACCACATTGTGAGCACCCAGAGCGTTCTCGAGGTTATATATAGTTGTCCTGAGCTAGAATTTCTAGATTTACGGGGTTGCCACCATGTGGAACTCGATGAGAAGTTCCTCAAAGAAAGGTATCCTAAATTGAAGGTTCTGGGGCCTGATGTTGTGGACGAGTACGAGAGGAATGAGTGGGAGGAGTACTCCGATTTTTCTGATTTCTCTGAGTATTTAGCATGGGAATTTGTGGCTGGAGAAGTTGGAGATTACTATGATAACGAGAGCTTGGATGAGATGTGGGATGATGAAGTGAGGTTGGAAGACCTTGAGCTGAGGTTCTACGAAGGAATCGAAGATGCTGGACTTCATGGTTGGGCCCCATCTCCTTGA
- the LOC104416070 gene encoding protein EXORDIUM-like 2, which yields MAASPPSPSYVLVALLLVLSRFAAPSSAAVPRMLSLVKTKPLVLTYHKGQLLKGNVTVNLLWYGRFSRAQLSVIADFFRSLGGPARPPPSVASWWSTTAAYAGGPANVVFGRQLVDSKYSLGKSLKNQDIVNLASRLARAKASGGNSINFVLTSSDVGVEGFCMSRCGSHGWSTTAPGGKGAKFAYAWVGNPGKQCPGQCAWPFYQPIYGPQIPPLVAPNGDIGVDGMVISLATVLAGTVTNPFDKGYFQGPDDAPLEAVSACTGIFGKGAFPGYPGVVLVDKTTGASYNAIGLGGRKYLLPAMWDPKTSTCKTPV from the coding sequence ATGGCTGCTTCTCCTCCGTCTCCTTCTTACGTCCTCGTCGCCCTCCTCCTCGTCCTGTCCCGCTTCGCCGCCCCGTCGTCGGCCGCCGTCCCGAGGATGCTGTCCCTCGTCAAGACCAAGCCCCTCGTCCTCACGTACCACAAGGGCCAGCTCCTCAAGGGCAACGTCACCGTCAACCTCCTCTGGTACGGCCGCTTCTCCCGCGCCCAGCTCTCCGTCATCGCCGACTTCTTCCGCTCCCTCGGCGGCCCCGCCCGGcctcccccctccgtcgccTCCTGGTGGTCCACCACCGCCGCGTACGCCGGCGGCCCGGCCAACGTCGTCTTCGGGAGGCAGCTCGTCGACAGCAAGTACTCCCTCGGCAAATCGCTGAAGAACCAGGACATCGTGAACTTGGCCTCCAGGCTCGCTAGGGCCAAGGCTAGTGGCGGTAACTCCATCAACTTCGTGCTGACCTCGTCGGATGTTGGCGTCGAGGGGTTCTGCATGAGCCGCTGCGGGTCCCATGGGTGGTCGACCACGGCTCCGGGCGGCAAGGGAGCCAAGTTCGCGTACGCGTGGGTCGGCAACCCGGGGAAGCAGTGCCCCGGCCAGTGCGCGTGGCCCTTTTACCAGCCGATCTACGGGCCTCAGATACCTCCCCTGGTGGCCCCGAACGGGGACATCGGGGTCGACGGGATGGTCATCAGCTTGGCCACAGTCCTGGCCGGCACCGTCACGAACCCGTTCGACAAGGGATACTTCCAGGGCCCCGATGACGCACCCCTCGAGGCCGTGAGCGCGTGCACGGGGATATTCGGGAAGGGCGCGTTCCCCGGCTATCCTGGGGTCGTCCTGGTGGACAAGACGACGGGAGCGAGCTACAACGCGATCGGCTTGGGCGGACGGAAGTACCTGCTGCCGGCGATGTGGGACCCCAAGACGTCCACTTGCAAGACGCCCGTCTAG